A window of the Pristiophorus japonicus isolate sPriJap1 chromosome 13, sPriJap1.hap1, whole genome shotgun sequence genome harbors these coding sequences:
- the LOC139278230 gene encoding Wilms tumor protein 1-interacting protein homolog has product MSKYEEEIGVQASFLEDLSLYEAANDGLYSARRELLASPDFEETKRAFFLQMIPGQHRHHLLHLQPADRMNGAAGEPGQQERSSATLCKLSATPRGANGSRGGGGGGLEAALHRAELREAGGEPESSSSNYFRGPGYSAESRRYNSGGGGGGIAYELTPGLGCSRPGGYPLYPGGGSVAGPSRGNNVSAARGHNVSGTEGHNVSGTGTEHHVPAARGHNVSGAGGHNVSGGPGQPPDGRLSTTSPRSSLASSSSSSNSAQEHSKHSSPRSSLYPSPRSSLVVPGPTQDRDRYPSPRSSLLQYDSGGGSGGSSALSSRSSYASTASDTSKHSSPRASYEGGGGGGGSKPSSNRTSGISMGYDQRHISPRSSTASPRSSYSDSRYVQPASSEGEAPLPGAALAPAPSARSSISSQSSRGSRGSMGAAYPELLEEGFPGADSLPSPGDPYYHPRPQQPPTPPAPGAEPAPLSILSYSYSPGKGPASAAHKFRLPYQVTPSRDSGPSQAEKRLEALTRELEKELELHIKKEYFEYEMEPYDLSAGYLVNQDVTLNQ; this is encoded by the coding sequence atgTCTAAATACGAGGAGGAGATTGGCGTGCAGGCCAGCTTTCTGGAGGATCTGTCGCTGTACGAGGCAGCCAACGATGGGCTTTACAGCGCCCGGAGGGAGCTGCTGGCCAGCCCGGACTTTGAGGAGACAAAGCGGGCGTTTTTCCTGCAGATGATCCCGGGGCAGCACCGCCACCACCTCCTACACCTCCAGCCGGCCGACAGGATGAACGGGGCGGCCGGCGAGCCGGGCCAGCAGGAGCGCAGCTCGGCCACCCTCTGCAAACTCTCCGCCACCCCGCGGGGAGCCAACGGGAGCcggggcggcggcggcggcgggctGGAGGCGGCGCTGCATCGGGCGGAGTTGCGAGAGGCCGGCGGCGAGCCCGAGAGCAGCAGCAGCAACTACTTCAGGGGCCCCGGCTACAGCGCCGAGAGCCGGCGGTACAAcagcggaggaggaggaggcggcatcGCTTACGAGCTCACGCCGGGGCTGGGCTGCAGCCGGCCGGGAGGCTACCCGCTGTACCCCGGGGGCGGCAGTGTCGCAGGGCCCAGCAGAGGCAACAATGTGTCGGCGGCCCGGGGACACAATGTATCGGGGACCGAGGGACATAATGTATCGGGGACCGGGACAGAGCACCATGTGCCGGCGGCCCGGGGACACAATGTATCGGGGGCCGGGGGACACAATGTATCGGGCGGCCCGGGGCAGCCCCCAGACGGCCGGCTCAGCACCACCAGCCCCCGCTCCAGCCTGGCCTCGTCGTCGTCCTCTTCCAACTCGGCGCAGGAGCACAGCAAGCACTCGAGCCCCCGCTCCAGCCTCTACCCTAGCCCTCGGTCGAGCCTGGTGGTGCCCGGGCCCACCCAGGACCGGGACCGCTACCCCAGCCCCCGCTCCAGCCTGCTGCAGTACGACAGCGGCGGCGGCAGCGGCGGCAGCAGCGCCCTGAGCTCCCGCTCCAGCTACGCCAGCACGGCCAGCGACACCAGCAAACACTCCAGCCCGCGGGCCAGCTACgagggaggcggaggaggaggcggCAGCAAGCCCAGCAGCAACCGGACCAGCGGCATCAGCATGGGCTACGACCAGCGGCACATCAGCCCCCGTTCCAGCACGGCCAGCCCCCGCTCCAGCTACTCCGACTCTCGCTACGTGCAGCCGGCCAGCTCGGAGGGCGAGGCCCCGCTCCCCGGGGCGGCTCTGGCCCCGGCCCCCAGCGCCAGGAGCAGCATCTCCAGCCAGAGCTCCCGCGGCTCCCGGGGCTCCATGGGCGCCGCTTACCCCGAGCTGCTGGAGGAAGGTTTCCCCGGAGCCGACAGCCTGCCCTCCCCCGGCGACCCTTACTATCACCCCCGGCCCCAGCAGCCGcccacccctcccgcccccggCGCCGAGCCCGCTCCGCTCTCCATCCTCTCCTACAGCTACAGCCCCGGCAAAGGGCCGGCCTCCGCCGCGCACAAGTTCAGGCTCCCTTACCAGGTCACCCCGTCCCGGGACAGCGGCCCCAGCCAGGCCGAGAAGAGGCTGGAGGCTCTGACCAGGGAGCTGGAGAAGGAGTTGGAACTGCACATCAAGAAGGAATACTTCG